A region of the Actinomycetota bacterium genome:
TCGTCCAAGGCATCGGTACCCAGGGCACCTTCCACACCAAACGCAACCGCGACTACGGCACGAACGTGGTGGGTGGGGTCCATCCCAAGCGTGGCGGCGGCCGCTGGGAGGTGCTGGACCTGCCGGTGTTCGCGACGGTGGCCGAGGCCCGGGCCGAGACCGGCGCTGACACCTCGATGATCATGGTGCCCGCACCCTTCGCCATGGACGCGATCCTGGAGGCCCACGAGGCCGGCATCAGCACCATCGTGGTGATCACCGAATGCGTGCCTGTCCACGACATGACCGTGGTGTACGACCGGGTGGTGCGCCGGGATGGCGTGCGCCTGATCGGGCCCAACTGCCCCGGTCTGATCAGCCCCGGGGAGGCGAACGTGGGCATCATCCCCGCCAACATCGCCGGGCCGGGGACGGTTGGACTGGTGTCGCGCTCGGGAACGCTCACCTACCAGATCATGCACGAGTTGGCGCAGGGGGGCCTGGGGATCTCCACCTGTGTGGGGATCGGCGGCGACCCGGTGGTGGGGTCCAACTTTCTGGACATCATCCGCCTGTTCGCCGACGACCCCGACACCCACGCGATCGTCTTCGTCGGGGAGATCGGCGGGACCGACGAGCAGGAGGCGGGGCGTTGGATCGCCGAGCACATCCCCGACACACCGGTGGTGGCCTACGTCGCGGGGTTCGAGGCGCCCGCAGGCAAGCAGATGGGCCACGCCGGCGCGATCGTGCGCGAAGGCGGCGGCGGGGGCGAAACCGCGGCCGAGAAGAAGGACATCCTCGAGAGCCTCGGGATCGCGGTGGCGACCAACCCGTCAGAGGCCGCCAGCCTCATGATC
Encoded here:
- the sucD gene encoding succinate--CoA ligase subunit alpha, translated to MSIIIDESTTVVVQGIGTQGTFHTKRNRDYGTNVVGGVHPKRGGGRWEVLDLPVFATVAEARAETGADTSMIMVPAPFAMDAILEAHEAGISTIVVITECVPVHDMTVVYDRVVRRDGVRLIGPNCPGLISPGEANVGIIPANIAGPGTVGLVSRSGTLTYQIMHELAQGGLGISTCVGIGGDPVVGSNFLDIIRLFADDPDTHAIVFVGEIGGTDEQEAGRWIAEHIPDTPVVAYVAGFEAPAGKQMGHAGAIVREGGGGGETAAEKKDILESLGIAVATNPSEAASLMI